The Arachis hypogaea cultivar Tifrunner chromosome 19, arahy.Tifrunner.gnm2.J5K5, whole genome shotgun sequence genome has a window encoding:
- the LOC140182123 gene encoding serine/threonine-protein phosphatase 7 long form homolog: protein MVEAMVARGGGSALGQWGSRMLMCEHYKPPDRYNEIVESQLRETGFYYVSQIGVVQCQSAMVNALVERWRPETHTFHFSVGECAVTLEDVAMILGLPTNGLPVTGPTMSSFEALEAECLHQFGVAPRKTDCRGSFIKLTWFRGLKDRIVLNDDVHIQMATRVDCKKIDGPLTLLLTWAWIQLPFLAPIPGNSRLFSIANRWRDWERENYGYRYTLLENYRRLLDDLQEGQFVWQPYGIGDIDPDLIPLAIHHNLVLWSARVPLISFECIEWHAIDRVMRQFVDQPV from the exons ATGGTGGAAGCTATGGTGGCTCGCGGTGGTGGTTCAGCCTTAGGCCAATGG GGTTCACGGATGTTAATGTGCGAGCATTATAAGCCGCCGGATCGATACAATGAAATTGTTGAGTCACAGTTACGCGAGACTGGCTTTTATTATGTTTCTCAGATTGGAGTGGTCCAATGTCAGTCAGCAATGGTTAATGCACTGGTTGAGAGATGGCGGCCTGAGACTCACACGTTTCATTTTTCGGTTGGTGAGTGTGCCGTGACGTTGGAGGATGTGGCGATGATTCTCGGTCTGCCGACAAATGGACTTCCAGTTACAGGACCGACAATGAGTAGTTTTGAGGCATTGGAAGCCGAGTGCTTGCACCAATTTGGAGTTGCACCGAGGAAGACAGACTGTAGAGGGAGCTTTATAAAATTAACGTGGTTTAGGGGTTTGAAAGATCGTATAGTGTTGAATGATGATGTTCACATTCAGAT GGCAACTCGTGTCGATTGCAAGAAGATTGACGGGCCACTGACGTTGTTGCTTACTTGGGCTTGGATCCAGCTACCATTTCTAGCGCCGATTCCCGGCAATTCCCGGTTGTTTTCAATTGCAAAcag GTGGCGTGACTGGGAGCGTGAAAACTATGGCTACCGATACACTTTGCTTGAGAATTACAGGAGGTTGTTAGATGATCTACAAGAAGGACAG TTTGTTTGGCAGCCTTATGGCATTGGAGACATTGACCCAGACTTGATTCCTTTAGCCATCCATCATAATTTGGTTCTTTGGAGTGCCAGAGTGCCACTTATATCCTTTGAATGCATCGAGTGGCATGCAATTGATAGAGTCATGAGGCAATTTG TGGACCAACCGGTATAG
- the LOC112779784 gene encoding uncharacterized protein isoform X2 — MAHKWPSCRIPKDLLMAEVLECFELQPDNSVFLELIPIFPKSHASQILGFKFQYYQHMEVSCPVPFGLYKLTALLFFDGYEYHETSFGQTYQCYPASFLEKNALSLISWDLEIMLRRYVY; from the exons ATGGCACACAAATGGCCAAGTTGCAGG ATACCCAAGGACTTACTCATGGCTGAG GTTCTTGAGTGTTTTGAACTTCAACCCGATAACAGTGTGTTTCTAGAGCTGATTCCTATTTTTCCCAAG TCTCATGCTTCACAGATTCTTGGATTTAAGTTTCAATATTATCAGCACATGGAAGTCAGCTGCCCTGTTCCCTTTGGGCTCTATAAGCTCACAGCATTACTG TTTTTTGATGGATATGAATATCATGAGACATCATTTGGGCAGACTTACCAATGTTACCCTGCGTCGTTTCTTGAGAAG AATGCATTGAGTTTAATAAGCTGGGACTTAGAGATAATGTTGCGCAGATATGTGTACTAG
- the LOC112779784 gene encoding uncharacterized protein isoform X3, translated as MAHKWPSCRIPKDLLMAEVLECFELQPDNSVFLELIPIFPKILGFKFQYYQHMEVSCPVPFGLYKLTALLFFDGYEYHETSFGQTYQCYPASFLEKSHFLIDDDDEEFFLEGFQVG; from the exons ATGGCACACAAATGGCCAAGTTGCAGG ATACCCAAGGACTTACTCATGGCTGAG GTTCTTGAGTGTTTTGAACTTCAACCCGATAACAGTGTGTTTCTAGAGCTGATTCCTATTTTTCCCAAG ATTCTTGGATTTAAGTTTCAATATTATCAGCACATGGAAGTCAGCTGCCCTGTTCCCTTTGGGCTCTATAAGCTCACAGCATTACTG TTTTTTGATGGATATGAATATCATGAGACATCATTTGGGCAGACTTACCAATGTTACCCTGCGTCGTTTCTTGAGAAG AGCCACTTTCTTATtgacgatgatgatgaagagttttTTTTGGAGGGCTTTCAAGtaggatga
- the LOC112779784 gene encoding uncharacterized protein isoform X1 yields MAHKWPSCRIPKDLLMAEVLECFELQPDNSVFLELIPIFPKSHASQILGFKFQYYQHMEVSCPVPFGLYKLTALLFFDGYEYHETSFGQTYQCYPASFLEKSHFLIDDDDEEFFLEGFQVG; encoded by the exons ATGGCACACAAATGGCCAAGTTGCAGG ATACCCAAGGACTTACTCATGGCTGAG GTTCTTGAGTGTTTTGAACTTCAACCCGATAACAGTGTGTTTCTAGAGCTGATTCCTATTTTTCCCAAG TCTCATGCTTCACAGATTCTTGGATTTAAGTTTCAATATTATCAGCACATGGAAGTCAGCTGCCCTGTTCCCTTTGGGCTCTATAAGCTCACAGCATTACTG TTTTTTGATGGATATGAATATCATGAGACATCATTTGGGCAGACTTACCAATGTTACCCTGCGTCGTTTCTTGAGAAG AGCCACTTTCTTATtgacgatgatgatgaagagttttTTTTGGAGGGCTTTCAAGtaggatga
- the LOC112779784 gene encoding uncharacterized protein isoform X4 — protein MLHRFLDLSFNIISTWKSAALFPLGSISSQHYCFLMDMNIMRHHLGRLTNVTLRRFLRRFNLLYEECIEFNKLGLRDNVAQICVLESHFLIDDDDEEFFLEGFQVG, from the exons ATGCTTCACAGATTCTTGGATTTAAGTTTCAATATTATCAGCACATGGAAGTCAGCTGCCCTGTTCCCTTTGGGCTCTATAAGCTCACAGCATTACTG TTTTTTGATGGATATGAATATCATGAGACATCATTTGGGCAGACTTACCAATGTTACCCTGCGTCGTTTCTTGAGAAG GTTCAATTTGTTATATGAAGAATGCATTGAGTTTAATAAGCTGGGACTTAGAGATAATGTTGCGCAGATATGTGTACTAGAG AGCCACTTTCTTATtgacgatgatgatgaagagttttTTTTGGAGGGCTTTCAAGtaggatga
- the LOC112779784 gene encoding uncharacterized protein isoform X5: MLHRFLDLSFNIISTWKSAALFPLGSISSQHYCFLMDMNIMRHHLGRLTNVTLRRFLRRFNLLYEECIEFNKLGLRDNVAQICVLEFKTQNGSVPSR; the protein is encoded by the exons ATGCTTCACAGATTCTTGGATTTAAGTTTCAATATTATCAGCACATGGAAGTCAGCTGCCCTGTTCCCTTTGGGCTCTATAAGCTCACAGCATTACTG TTTTTTGATGGATATGAATATCATGAGACATCATTTGGGCAGACTTACCAATGTTACCCTGCGTCGTTTCTTGAGAAG GTTCAATTTGTTATATGAAGAATGCATTGAGTTTAATAAGCTGGGACTTAGAGATAATGTTGCGCAGATATGTGTACTAGAG TTCAAAACTCAAAATGGATCTGTCCCATCAAGATGA
- the LOC112775059 gene encoding NAD(P)H-dependent 6'-deoxychalcone synthase, with translation MSLTTNVVVPNVVLQSSFTMPVIGFGTAAMSNDSDTLKAAVIEAIKLGYRHFDTASIYGSEQALGEAIAEALKLGLISSRDELFITSKLWLSDNHPHLVLPALQNSLKTLGLEYLDLYLIHWPLTTELELKKFPYDEDDLLPFDLKGVWTSMQECQNLGLTKSIGVSNFSCKKLENLLSFASIPPAVNQVELNPCWQQKNLREYCKTKGIVVTAYSPLGAKDSFWGGNHVMDNELLKQIANAHGKTVAHISLRWLYEQGVTFAVKSYNKERIKQNLEIFDFSLTNDDYQKINQIKQERKVKNGPTGFEFAENLWDGEN, from the exons ATGTCTCTAACAACAAATGTAGTGGTCCCAAATGTTGTCCTACAATCATCATTCACCATGCCGGTCATCGGCTTTGGAACTGCCGCCATGTCGAACGACAGCGACACCCTCAAAGCAGccgtgattgaggccatcaagcTCGGTTACCGGCACTTTGACACTGCTTCCATTTATGGCTCCGAACAAGCTCTCGGAGAGGCCATTGCTGAAGCCCTTAAACTTGGTCTCATAAGCTCTAGGGATGAACTTTTTATCACTTCCAAGTTATGGTTGTCCGATAATCATCCCCATCTTGTTCTTCCTGCTCTACAAAATTCACTTAA GACTCTTGGATTAGAATACTTGGACCTTTACTTAATCCACTGGCCACTGACTACAGAGCTTGAGCTGAAGAAATTTCCTTATGATGAAGATGACTTGTTGCCATTTGACTTGAAGGGTGTGTGGACCTCAATGCAAGAATGCCAAAACTTGGGTCTCACTAAATCAATTGGAGTCAGCAACTTCTCttgcaaaaagcttgaaaatctCCTCTCTTTTGCTAGTATCCCTCCTGCGGTTAATCAA GTGGAATTGAATCCTTGCTGGCAGCAGAAGAATTTAAGAGAATACTGCAAAACTAAAGGTATTGTGGTAACTGCATATTCTCCTTTGGGAGCTAAAGATTCCTTTTGGGGTGGTAATCATGTTATGGACAATGAACTACTGAAGCAAATTGCAAATGCTCATGGAAAAACAGTTGCTCATATAAGTCTTAGATGGCTCTATGAACAAGGTGTAACTTTTGCAGTGAAGAGCTACAACAAAGAGAGAATCAAACAGAACTTGGAAATATTTGACTTTTCACTTACAAATGATGATTATCAAAAGATTAATCAAATTAAACAAGAGCGCAAGGTGAAGAACGGTCCCACTGGATTCGAATTTGCTGAAAATCTTTGGGATGGAGAAAATTAG